Below is a genomic region from Culicoides brevitarsis isolate CSIRO-B50_1 chromosome 2, AGI_CSIRO_Cbre_v1, whole genome shotgun sequence.
ttgttcaaataaacaCACGCTAAACTAAAAATGAAactacttaataaatttttcaaaaaaataagccccaaaatttaaaacaataaagattgatagaaaaattgtgaatcaTAAAATGGGTCGAGTACATGTTGTTATCGTAACAGTCTATAATAATGAATGTTCTCAATCCAGGCCAGCATCTCACTTCAATTGCTCATCATCCTCCGTAATGTCGCCATATCGCCAGATGCCCATATGAGCTTTTCTCGCCTTCTCTTCCTCCTCTTTGTACACCGTGAACAACTTCTGGCTCTGCAACTCACGTTTCTTCTCCAACAACACGAAACCATCGATGACGAGATTTTTGCCGACATCCGATTTGTCCTCGAGCGTGTGCAACGTGCAATGCGGAACGCCAGCACTGCGATATTGAACTGCCATATTGAGTTTTTTGTCAAGTACATCGGACACGAATGCATTGAGGGCCTCCTTTTTGTCTTCCGCATCGACGGGCAACGTCACATACGCGAGTTTGCACAACGTGGCATACGGCGTTTCCGTTTTCAGCGAGTGCGGAAGTTCCAACAAGTTGGAGACTTTGACGGTGTCGCGATTTCCGTAATCGATGTACAAAATGCTTGCATTTTCGCCTTGCATACGCTCAACCTTACATCTGTACCATTGACCATCTTCGAATCTAAAAATAGTAACAcaattgtgagaaaaaaacaaagattttgtgcaaaaattcttacttgGATGCGCAAACGTCACCGCGTTTCGGTTTGAACGACAAACTGCCACTTGTTGCAGTTTTAACGTGTGCCGATACCTTTTCCATTAAAGCAGTTAGTTTTGCGGCTTCTTTTGTCTTTTGCACGAAGAATTGCATGTCAGGCGAGACTTCAGTTACCGTCACCTCTTCCATTGATTTTTCAgcctgaaataaaattttactttaaaaatcgaaattttacaggaaaatatttaaaaactcacGTTATCGAAGACTTGCGTAGCTTCAACGGCAGTTTCATCTCCACCTTCAACCTCTTCTTGTTCAACGTAGTTCTTCCAGAGGTTCAAACGCTTCGCCTTGGCTTTGTCTTCAGCCATCTTGAGTGTCCTGTAATGCTCACTCTTTTCAGCACTTGCGTTATGGAGCGTTGCCAATCCCTGTTCCACCAAGAGAACcgacaaattttgtttgttttccgTAAAAAGCCATCCAATGACGCTATTGAATCCCTTATCCGTCGTTTCAACTTGTACCGTGACGTCGcgttgataaattttctcctTCACATATTCCAGGGCTTCGTTTCCGAAGGGATCTCCCTCGACAGCGGGCTGTCCATTGATGGCAGGTCTCGATGAACGCGGGCAACTAATTCCCATGAGCAAAAAGTTCACCAAAACGTTGTCCTTTTGGATGAAGATGCGGAAACGTGAGCCACTGGCAACAAATTCAACGATGGCGTCCATCTTCAGGGCACGCTGCCACGACGGCAAATATTGATGACGGATTTTCGAAGTGTCGACAGTGAGATCGACCAAACGGATGGTGGTTTGGTCCTTTTTGCTGTGCACTCCCTTGCCCTCTTTCGCGGCATTTCCTTCGGCATTCAGTAAATCGTTGTAGTGCGATGAGCGTTGATCGTTGTCTTGTCTGTAGCGGATGACAGTGGCGAGACCTTGGGCCACCAAATCTTCAGCAATGTTcctaataaaacgaaaaattgttaatttcacgtaaaaaaatgatttttgagtGAGAACTTACTTTCCATTGACCATGACGGTATAGAAGAGTTTTTCCGGTTGATTGTCTTTTGCGGGATTGGTGTAATCCAATTTACATGAAACCTTTTTGCCAACAAGTTTTTTCCGCAAGAACTCTCGGCATTCGTACAAATAAGGAATTTCATACAAGAAACGTGGATTTCTCTTCTTTTGTTCCTCTTCGGtcctatttttaaaagaaaaaaaaaatcaaaattattgaatagataaaaaaaaaattaaataattttacttacttGACTTCTCTTGGTGGCTTAACACTTGATAAATAGACTTTTTTAGCGCCTCCAGCAGTCTTTACCATGATAAAATCTCCATTAAAAACTTCGACACACACTCCTTGGAATTCCTTGTTGGAGTTTGGCTTGGCCGCAACTTCCTGATAGTTTTCCCAAATCTTgagtttttgtgattttgcGTGTTTCTCGGCGTTTCTCAGTTTTTCGGCAACATCATTGGAGAATCCACTGAGACTCCAGTCGATAGTTTTGGCGAAACCTTCTCGCACAAGAGCTTCTGCGATATTTCCCTTTGGATGAATGACGGAACCGAGGAAATATGTGTTTGTTGCACTTTCCAGGACAACTTTGACCGTTTGGTTGAGCAACCGGCATTCCGTGAAGAATTTTGCTTCTCTGGCATACGGAACGATTGCGGTTTCATCGGGTCTGCCATTGGCATCGAGTTTGAACGTGGGACAACGCACACCGGAGAGAACGAGTGTCACGTACGTGAACGAATCGAGTAACAAGACACGGAATGATGAGCCATCTCGGACATGTTCGACGACGGCGGACAATTGCTTGCCCTTGAATTGCTCCAGGAATTTGTTGTTGTCACCAACGGTGTATTGAACTTCACGAATTGCGTTctaatggaagaaaaatttgtaaattttgacaaaattaattgaaattagaaGACTTACCTTAGCATTTGGACCCCATTTACCTTTGCCGGCATCCTTTGCAGCATCTTCCAACTCGACCAAATGAGCAACTTCCGGGGATTTTGATTCACGGCGCACCGTTACCATGCCCTCCGACACCAAAGTATGTACAAGATTGTTCTTACcgtctaaaaattcaaagaaataatcaaattttcgaaaaaacgaaaactaTTTGCACAACAAACCTTTGTCCAAGTAGACATTTCCATAACCACGATTGCCTTGAAGCTCCTTTTCAAAACTGAAATAGACTTCCTTGCCGATCAACAAATTACGGAGGAATTCTCTCGACTCCCAGGCATAAGGTTCATCCTTGACTTCCTCGCTAGATAAGACAgaaaaatgacaacaaaaaaaaatgtcaaaaaatgttctaatCAAAATTCAGTGTCACATACCTCTGACCCACTTTTCGGCCCAATTTGGGAGCAGAAACGTTGGTTAAGGTAATTTGCTTCTCTGGTGGTGGACCGCCACGTGGTTGGGCTCTTACGACAATGGAATCTCCAGACAAAACCTGAATAAATGAAGCGGTGTCATAACATTACTCTCTCTTTCTCAATTGAAAgtacgaaatttttagaagGGATTTTGAGTCAGTATCAAAACTTAACTCTTGCGAAAGTGCTTTTAACGCATCAGCTACttttggaattaaattaaattaaatagaaaaggTGTTACGAGAGCAAGTTCCGAAGAAATCCAGGCATTTTctgaaattcttcaattaaatttgaaaccaAGCCCGTCGGATTGCTTGGAATTTTCAGCAAACGACGAAAAacaataagttaaaaatatttcaaaagacCAGTTTAATCAACTGCAGATAGCAGACTTTCATAATTACCCGAATTCGGAGGGGCCGTGCAAGACATGAAAGTCATCACGATTTTATTAAGACATTGTTTGATCAATTATTGGACGTAGCTTTGATAATTTCATGATAACTCGACTACTTACTTGCTTGACAATCGCTTTTTTAAGCGTTGCAGCTTCAACTTGCTTTACTTTTTCcatgtttaattaatatttttttgattttgatgtgCTGGTCTCTTAAACGTAGACGGTTGAACGtggcaattattattttccttttggAAGCCGAGACGAATTGAAGTGATGAAATGACAGAACTGTTTGTTTCCCTGCAATCAATCGACTTGGAATTCCAATTGAAACTCGCAGCAAAATCCGAGTGGCATGAATTTTGGCGACCAGCTGAATgattaatttagtaaattataGTAAAAAGGcacaattaatttcatttttatttaaatatgttaaaaaattaagggattatttaatttttttacgagaaaacagtaattaaataattatttttctgtacgTTCATTTGACGTTTGTATAGACACACACACGAGAATAGGATTTGACACCGAATTTTCGCTTGCAGGGTTATTGAGTCAATTTTTAGACGATGATAAAGCAGTTCAatcttatttttgatttactttcataaaaatctttaaaaatttactcaaaaatattaatttaaaataaaaattaaataggattcatcaaaatttattgagaagAATGCAAATAGAAggatgagaaataattttttgataaaatcaattcataaaaattcttataagaaTTTGATAAGGTCCCCAAAGAATGTGGGGGATTCAGATGGTCCAGTTGTGACAGCCTTATTTTAACTGCGCTGATTTACTACACATCCGATCACATCTGTTTTGGTGACGCTGCACTAGAAGTTCtataatacaaataaataaataatacattttGTGCGTATATATTGttcaaatgttattttaaagtaatttgaaAGCAGGAAAAATGGCACATCCACGAAATGTACGAAAGTTTAGCGAGAAAATTGCACTGCACAATCAAAAGCAGGCGGAGGAAACGGcagaatttgagaaaattatgcGAGAAGTACAAGGCGTTACAGTAAAGgtacatcacaaaaaaattccataaatgtGTCTAACTACTACGTCTTACGGGCTATATTGCCAGATTAAAGCTTCATAACTGGTTTTCTGAGCagaatgataaatattaacgTTGTTTTCCCAAAGCATCGCCACCGCTTATAAACAATGTTTATTGCGATTCCATCTTATATGTGATGCATTGAGAACCGAGAAAAATACAGTAATAGTAAACAGAGTAATATATTCACGCATTTTTGCAGGAACCCACTGACGAAAGAACCATTCAAAAGTCACGAAGCACCGAAATATTCAAGAGAATGGCTCCTTCAACTCCCAGAGAAACCAAGTGTGAAGGTACacaacactttttttctttgtttttatttttcttgtggcATTATATGACCATAAATACATATATGAGATATGTAGTGAAGTTTCTGTACCGTcaattgttgttatttattttttttttaattttccaatagGACGGCAGACTGGCGGTCCAATGAGAAGCAAACGAAAGCCGGAATATTCAACATCACCATATCTATCTTTGCCAACTGATCACAATTGGAGACGTTCCAGCTCTGATTCTGCTATCCATCAGACACTAAATCACATCACTTCGCAGGTATGCTTTGATTTGCAGGATTTTTATAGGAAATTATGTATATGTGCCTTTGAATTGCAGGAAGGATTAAATGTTGACGAATCACAAATGGGATCCAATGCAGCAATCAACAACAGAAAGACCACAAACACAGCGCAAACTCAAAATCAATCACACGTCGTTTACAATATAGAAATGAGGCCCAGATCATCTAGTCAAATTACAAAGTAAGAAAttgttactttaaaattaaaaatatgttaaaatgttttttttttgtagttgtaATTTTGAGCCATCCGCTGGTTCAAGGTTAGATGCTCCAACAATGATAACCACAGGGTCCTTACCCGATCTCTCATCCTTACATGGGTATCCGGCTAACCCAACGCCTCAAACAACCAACAATTACTATTATCAAAATGTGGatgtaagattttattttatttaatcaatcttaaattcaaataaacgatttttttagaaatctgGATTCGAAAGTATTCAATCGGTGCGTCCAGACGAGGCTCAACAAATCAACTCCATAAAGTCGTCGGATCTATTAGATTTCCAAAATTTACTTAACAATGACGAATTTTCACAGAGCATATGCGGAGACacaaaagtatgaaaaaagttaatattttaaaaaattttgtgtttaatgtacatttttatttaggaTAAAGATCTACTAAGTGAATATCGACACCCACATCGTCCAAGTCCAGGATCTAGCCCGAATCTACAAGGAAACTTAGTGAATCATTTTGATCAGTTTGATCACAGTGCTCCGTGCAGCCCAACCACCCACATCAAGAACAATTTCCAGTAAGATTATTACTCTTTgtcatattttcattcattaatttttattgaattatagaTCTGTACCTGACGACACAGAAGGATACTATGAAAATTCTCTCAAAAAcaatttcgaacaattttcattagtAAGTCTCTTGTTGCtttcttgtttaaaattaaaatatatttcaatgaCTTTCTTTTTTGAAGGATGACGGGCTCTCATCACAGTACTTGGATGAAGTTCAACTGGCATGTTCAACGTTCAGTGGCATGGATAACGCAACAACTCTCGTCAATAGCAGTAGAAACACTTATCTCGAAAATGATGGAAATCATAGCACTTTTAATTCAACTGTGCCAGCCAACAGCATTCCGGCAATCGTACTGTCAGGTTTGTTTTTAGTCCAATATGACCttgaaaatcaacaaaatttttatctaattgtacctttctaatttttcgacatttttcttttgcagACTATAGTAATGATATGACTAGCAACGACATTGCAAACGGTATTCATGGTGAACTCTTGGCCCAAAAACGTTTAAactaagacattttttttatagatcttCTCATTTCAGATATGTTGGGTGACTCGTTTGAACTGGGGCAAATGGATATGGTGGGCTTACAAATGCTTAGTGATCCAGACATTATTACAGACTCATTCACGGAAGATACTTTAAGACGCGATCTAAACCTGAATTGATATTAGATGTATTTCTAATTGTATTtatgttttgaatttcattttaagtCATTTACTGTATATAATTATACATGCACAAATGGAGCCAATAAAAAGCTTCCAAGGGGAAcgaatacaattaaaaatgtgacattttacttattttaatctTAACAATTAGAAAGATTCAGATCATGATCTTTATTTTGGTTCACAAAAAgttattagaaaatattgGAATCTCATCAACGTTCAGTGAAAGACTTAGTCAACAATGAATTTCAACGTCAATCGACAGTTCATGAACCAGAGCTTtatgaaattgttttaattaatgagcTAAAGGAATTTGTAGAAGAAAATCGCGaaatgctaaaattttttttaataagtttatttCTGCTTTATCGGTATTTTTGTATATCGGAACGTAATGGCGAGGAAATGAACAatccaaaaacacaaaaaatattttcgttttgcTCAAAGAATATCTATTGCTCaggatgaaaataaaattattaattttgaaattaattggcAAATGCATGCAATTTACAACATCATATAGATCAACAAGTGAGGAAACAGTAATCTTTCAGCTACATTTGTGTTTCGATGCAGTTCAGAACTTACTTCCATCATCTTTAGAAAGCGCTTTTAATGGATTGCTCATAAGAACAGATAGAAATTTTGCAACATATTAAACCGACCGTTTTGATTAGGTACATgctcaaaaagcaaaaatcctaattgatattttatacaGCCGcttgcttgaaaaaattagagatTAACCTGATTTGTCCGTTTATAAAGATTTTCCAGACGTGAAATTGCTACATGAAGTTTTCAGTTTCATTTAATTGCGAGAAATGATGCAAACTGCATTGACAATGGAGTGGAAAGTTTAAGttttatgaaatgaaatgatagTTAAAGTAGTTAGAGATAtttgtagagaaaaaaataagaatttatgtTGGAAATGTGTAAGAAGTGCCACTTCTCATAAACACAATGCTGCTAATGCATCTGCCATTAACCaggacaaaatgaaaattgttttaaaaactaaatcgaagaaataaaaaattctttaatatttacttaatATATATTCTAAATTTTGGATAGAAGATCAAACTActttgcaataaattattttcttgaattattttcttaaaattcgtTCTTAATGATTTCTCACTATTGTAATTGTTAATGAGGAAAAACGACTTGATATTTCAGAGTTCCTTTCACAGAAAATTGTCATCAATTGCTACTTGACTTTCCAGGAGCAACTTGTAGAAAACGGCACCGACACTACCATTTCATCCGAAAAAACTTGTCGTTCGTTTATAGAAATTATATGATTTACCCATGTCAAAACAACTAaatcactaaaaaataaatattataatgcgAAACGCGGGAATCATCAAgaaattgtattgaaaatccattaaaaattgtttatttctcGATAtctttccaaaattttaaatcaaaaaataacggtcttatcattttcattcgtctcagtgctgttttaaaattatatgcatTGGGTATTGTGCAATGTGTGACGGCAAGATTTTTCATCTCTGGGCCTCGTACACGCACCTACAGAAACGCGTATAACTTCACGAGGCCATATCTCCggaattttccacaaaatctCGGAAAAGTTCTTCCATAAATTGTAGATTTTAAGCCCCTCTTTCAGTTTTTCAAGGGACAAAAGTTTCTAGAACGGTGGGAAATGCTCGTTTTTCAGGGTCAAAGTTTTCATGCAAGTCGTCCATGCAAGTTTCAAGTTTTCGATGCGAGTCGCAAGTTTTCGACGCAAGTTGCAAGTTTTCGGTGCAAGTCGGACATTTTCTGCTGGTTCATTGACGATTAACTTTTACAACGtattcagaaaaaatccattttctgacctttaaatcaatcaaaagtACTTTGTTCACAGTTAATAGAAGCAAGCGAGCATGGATGAAGAGTACGATGCTATCGTTTTGGGCACTGGCCTCAAGGAATGCATCCTGAGTGGTATGTTATCCGTGTCCGGGAAGAAGGTTTTGCATATCGATCGGAACAAGTACTATGGCGGCGAATCCGCCTCAATCACGCCCCTCGAGGAGCTCTTCAAGAAATTCAATCAGCCCCCGTCGGAGAAATTCGGACGTGGCAGGGACTGGAATGTCGATCTCATTCCCAAGTTCTTGATGGCGAACGGGTTGCTCGTCAAACTTTTGATCCATACCGGAGTGACGAGATATCTGGAATTCAAGTCAGTCGAGGGCAGTTACGTGTACAAAGGCGGAAAAATCGCCAAAGTTCCCGTCGATCAAAAAGAGGCACTTGCTTCCGATTTAATGGGTGAGTCagcaattaacttttttctttttcattctttCTCTCTCTACGTTCCAATTGGATTCTAATGTGAAactgttttttgtttgcttcttCTTTGTTGCATGACACGTATGctcttggttttttttttgcgtttaggAATGTTTGAAAAACGTCGATTCCGCAACTTTTTGGTCTACGTGCAGGACTTTAAAGAGGACGATCCAAAGACCTGGAAGGATTTCGATCCAACCACGCAAAATATGAAGGCGTTATATGAGAAATTCGGCTTGGACGTCAACACCCAAGACTTTACGGGACACGCTCTTGCGTTGTACCGCGACGATGACTATCTTGCGCAACCTGCGGTCCAAACAATCCGACGCATCAAGCTCTACTCCGACTCGTTAGCACGTTACGGAAAGTCTCCCTACTTGTATCCGATGTACGGATTGGGAGAATTACCACAGGGATTTGCACGATTGTCCGCCATCTACGGAGGCACCTACATGCTCGACAAACCCATTGACGAAATTGTCGTCGGCGAAGGTGGCAAGGTTGTTGGCGTTCGTTCCGGCAGCGAAACAGCCAAATGTAAACAGGTCTATTGTGATCCTTCGTACGTCACTGACAAGGTaactgtttctttttttttttcaattcacacATTTTGAGTCATCGTGAATGATCTCATCGTTTCGCAGGTCAAGAAAACCGGTCAAGTAATCAGATGCATTTGTTTATTGGATCATCCAATTGCCAATACCAAGGATGCATTATCTACGCAAATCATTATCCCGCAAAAGCAGCTCGGCCGCAAATCCGACGTCTACGTCTCATTGGTGAGCTACACTCATCAGGTATCGGCCAAAGGTTGGTTCGTCGGCATGGTGTCGACCACCGTCGAAACGAACGATCCCGAGAGCGAAATCAAGGCGGGACTCGATTTGTTGCAGCCCATCGCCCAGAAATTCGTCACTGTTTCGGACTACTACGAACCCACGGACAACGGCTTAgactctcaaatttttatatctcaAAGCTACGATGCTACAACTCATTTTGAAACTACTTGCATGGACGTATTGGATATCTTTAAGCGGGGCACTGGCGAGGACTTTGACTTCTCCAAGGTTAAGACCGATTTGGGTGATGATGAGCAGtaagcagcaacagcagcgcGCTCTTTGCAACCGTGTGTCGTTGTTGTGTTCCTTTCTCATCTGCAAAAGCACATAAAAGTATCGATTcattacatataaaaaaaatacaacttgGAGGTCCATCAGcctcataaattattatctaaaaattattggcATACCATATATACATGTATGTAATACTGcttattcaatttcaagcgACATTCCAAATAAAGTGAGTATGTGctggaaattgttttttatccatcgacactttttttgtttgtctttcttGTCCATTAGTCCAACTTAGACATCCTAAGTAGAGTCCAAAATactggaaaattttcacaaatttcaaaagatactgagaaaaaaaagaatttttgaagtaaaaattttggaaattcttagtttcattattttttttatagaaaaatttaaaattatcaaaaaaaatatgaaaatttataattttgtatgaaaatttgctCCCAAAAGCACGACGTATTTTCTAGATTTATGCCATTATATCAAAAACTATATTTTAGGTAACATAGCAGAAAttgaatcgtaaaaaaaaaatttaagaatttttttgaatttttattattttttttaatattttgcataaatttaattttgttaaaaaaaaaagttttttttagcctTAAATTTCTgagctaattttaaattaaatgaatttcgaaTCAGATTAGACCgaaaatacctaaatattttCGTGATTCAATTTGaccaattcacaaaaaaaaacttaaatcttcatttgattttttgaaatgaaaattttttatcctgaAAATcgtaagaaagaaaaaaactcgtCTCAGTTtcataaattctttattttatgcGCCATAATTTGTAGCGagtcatataatttttcaaaaattacgaaaaggGCACAAATATTCCTTAgtttagtacatttttttttttgttataaaatcaaaacaaaattaatcaatacatttacatattattaaaatttgagatttaaaaTAGCTGTcaataccaaaaataaaactttgttataaattaacttttaatctaaaaataactcaactataatacaaaaaattacaacataaacctataaaaaatgatattaaaagTAATTGTCACTATGCTTTGCTTTGTCTTCGTTTTCATGCATCATGATTAATTAGTAAATAGTACAAAaaatctagttttttttttgttaattcaatgaaaatggCAATTCAttactaataataattaattttataaatattcgaACGACGTGTAAATTTGGGGTGATGAACATGAGATATTTAGGAAagcgacgtttttttttgtatttttaataattaactttgGAGGCGTTTGAATCATCTCTTTGGCCCGGCAatcaaaatctacaaaaaaaatatttttaatttattttttaaagaaatttttcggtGAAAATCTCTTACCTCACTGAGTATAATCCAGTTTTCACTGTCACCATGAACACGCAATCTCATTTCCTTTATCGCTCCGATTTTCTTGTCGACAGTTCCTTCGGCTATTCCGAACAAGTTGAAGctagaaataatttataaattgaaaaatcacgTTTCAAAGGCAAAGTACCACTTACGTTCCAACAATAACATATCCATCACTCGTAACATTTAAATGATGTTCACTACTAGGAACAAGACGCTCCACTGGGGCAACTTCTACCGTTGTATTTGTGTCAAATCGATCCGAGGGGTGTTCAAAATTCCCAGATctgaataaaaactttttgacaatAGTTGGTTTGAGGAACGTAAATTGCAACGTGTCTCCGGCTTGCGGCAATAATCCCCAGAAAAagctaaattttcatcaaataaggTTAATgagctcattaaaaatttaaaagaacttACTTATCTCCGGAATAGGCTTTTTGGAGCGTATACGACTTGTAAGTGGCGATATTTGTTTTAACAGTTGCTGGAATGTTGACATGcggataaaaattgttaatttttccgaATTGCTTATCTTTCAGCTTTTGCACTTTTCCTTTGAGCGACGACGTTGTGCCTATGTGTTGAAAGAGCGATGGTCGAAAATGTAtccaaattttggatttttcgaCCTTGCATGCTTTCATTGCTTTATCCCAGTTGcagatttttgtgtaaattaggTGTTCTAGCAACCAATCCACTGAAAAAATTACGAGAAATTGAgacttaagtaaaaaaaagtgaaaagaaaaataatttcttaccaGGTTGGTCGTTGTAGAACATTTGAAAATACGTGATTAAATATGGCAAATCGGtacttttgaacatttttcctaTAAAACCTAACTGACAAAAGTCCAGAACGAACCATGGCGTAGTTCTCTTTGCCGTCTTTT
It encodes:
- the LOC134831666 gene encoding CREB-regulated transcription coactivator 2 isoform X3; translated protein: MAHPRNVRKFSEKIALHNQKQAEETAEFEKIMREVQGVTVKEPTDERTIQKSRSTEIFKRMAPSTPRETKCEGRQTGGPMRSKRKPEYSTSPYLSLPTDHNWRRSSSDSAIHQTLNHITSQEGLNVDESQMGSNAAINNRKTTNTAQTQNQSHVVYNIEMRPRSSSQITNCNFEPSAGSRLDAPTMITTGSLPDLSSLHGYPANPTPQTTNNYYYQNVDKSGFESIQSVRPDEAQQINSIKSSDLLDFQNLLNNDEFSQSICGDTKDKDLLSEYRHPHRPSPGSSPNLQGNLVNHFDQFDHSAPCSPTTHIKNNFQSVPDDTEGYYENSLKNNFEQFSLDDGLSSQYLDEVQLACSTFSGMDNATTLVNSSRNTYLENDGNHSTFNSTVPANSIPAIVLSDYSNDMTSNDIANDMLGDSFELGQMDMVGLQMLSDPDIITDSFTEDTLRRDLNLN
- the LOC134829528 gene encoding staphylococcal nuclease domain-containing protein 1, with protein sequence MEKVKQVEAATLKKAIVKQVLSGDSIVVRAQPRGGPPPEKQITLTNVSAPKLGRKVGQSEEVKDEPYAWESREFLRNLLIGKEVYFSFEKELQGNRGYGNVYLDKDGKNNLVHTLVSEGMVTVRRESKSPEVAHLVELEDAAKDAGKGKWGPNAKNAIREVQYTVGDNNKFLEQFKGKQLSAVVEHVRDGSSFRVLLLDSFTYVTLVLSGVRCPTFKLDANGRPDETAIVPYAREAKFFTECRLLNQTVKVVLESATNTYFLGSVIHPKGNIAEALVREGFAKTIDWSLSGFSNDVAEKLRNAEKHAKSQKLKIWENYQEVAAKPNSNKEFQGVCVEVFNGDFIMVKTAGGAKKVYLSSVKPPREVKTEEEQKKRNPRFLYEIPYLYECREFLRKKLVGKKVSCKLDYTNPAKDNQPEKLFYTVMVNGKNIAEDLVAQGLATVIRYRQDNDQRSSHYNDLLNAEGNAAKEGKGVHSKKDQTTIRLVDLTVDTSKIRHQYLPSWQRALKMDAIVEFVASGSRFRIFIQKDNVLVNFLLMGISCPRSSRPAINGQPAVEGDPFGNEALEYVKEKIYQRDVTVQVETTDKGFNSVIGWLFTENKQNLSVLLVEQGLATLHNASAEKSEHYRTLKMAEDKAKAKRLNLWKNYVEQEEVEGGDETAVEATQVFDNAEKSMEEVTVTEVSPDMQFFVQKTKEAAKLTALMEKVSAHVKTATSGSLSFKPKRGDVCASKFEDGQWYRCKVERMQGENASILYIDYGNRDTVKVSNLLELPHSLKTETPYATLCKLAYVTLPVDAEDKKEALNAFVSDVLDKKLNMAVQYRSAGVPHCTLHTLEDKSDVGKNLVIDGFVLLEKKRELQSQKLFTVYKEEEEKARKAHMGIWRYGDITEDDEQLK
- the LOC134832100 gene encoding rab GDP dissociation inhibitor alpha, whose amino-acid sequence is MDEEYDAIVLGTGLKECILSGMLSVSGKKVLHIDRNKYYGGESASITPLEELFKKFNQPPSEKFGRGRDWNVDLIPKFLMANGLLVKLLIHTGVTRYLEFKSVEGSYVYKGGKIAKVPVDQKEALASDLMGMFEKRRFRNFLVYVQDFKEDDPKTWKDFDPTTQNMKALYEKFGLDVNTQDFTGHALALYRDDDYLAQPAVQTIRRIKLYSDSLARYGKSPYLYPMYGLGELPQGFARLSAIYGGTYMLDKPIDEIVVGEGGKVVGVRSGSETAKCKQVYCDPSYVTDKVKKTGQVIRCICLLDHPIANTKDALSTQIIIPQKQLGRKSDVYVSLVSYTHQVSAKGWFVGMVSTTVETNDPESEIKAGLDLLQPIAQKFVTVSDYYEPTDNGLDSQIFISQSYDATTHFETTCMDVLDIFKRGTGEDFDFSKVKTDLGDDEQ
- the LOC134831666 gene encoding CREB-regulated transcription coactivator 2 isoform X1, producing the protein MAHPRNVRKFSEKIALHNQKQAEETAEFEKIMREVQGVTVKEPTDERTIQKSRSTEIFKRMAPSTPRETKCEGRQTGGPMRSKRKPEYSTSPYLSLPTDHNWRRSSSDSAIHQTLNHITSQEGLNVDESQMGSNAAINNRKTTNTAQTQNQSHVVYNIEMRPRSSSQITNCNFEPSAGSRLDAPTMITTGSLPDLSSLHGYPANPTPQTTNNYYYQNVDKSGFESIQSVRPDEAQQINSIKSSDLLDFQNLLNNDEFSQSICGDTKDKDLLSEYRHPHRPSPGSSPNLQGNLVNHFDQFDHSAPCSPTTHIKNNFQSVPDDTEGYYENSLKNNFEQFSLDDGLSSQYLDEVQLACSTFSGMDNATTLVNSSRNTYLENDGNHSTFNSTVPANSIPAIVLSDYSNDMTSNDIANDLLISDMLGDSFELGQMDMVGLQMLSDPDIITDSFTEDTLRRDLNLN
- the LOC134831666 gene encoding CREB-regulated transcription coactivator 2 isoform X2, which translates into the protein MAHPRNVRKFSEKIALHNQKQAEETAEFEKIMREVQGVTVKEPTDERTIQKSRSTEIFKRMAPSTPRETKCEGRQTGGPMRSKRKPEYSTSPYLSLPTDHNWRRSSSDSAIHQTLNHITSQEGLNVDESQMGSNAAINNRKTTNTAQTQNQSHVVYNIEMRPRSSSQITNCNFEPSAGSRLDAPTMITTGSLPDLSSLHGYPANPTPQTTNNYYYQNVDKSGFESIQSVRPDEAQQINSIKSSDLLDFQNLLNNDEFSQSICGDTKDKDLLSEYRHPHRPSPGSSPNLQGNLVNHFDQFDHSAPCSPTTHIKNNFQSVPDDTEGYYENSLKNNFEQFSLDDGLSSQYLDEVQLACSTFSGMDNATTLVNSSRNTYLENDGNHSTFNSTVPANSIPAIVLSDYSNDMTSNDIANGIHDMLGDSFELGQMDMVGLQMLSDPDIITDSFTEDTLRRDLNLN